The Thermodesulfobacteriota bacterium genome segment GTCAAGCGATGGTGGACAACTATAAAATGGCAGTTACAATCCTCTGTCGAATGGACTTTCCGAATTCAAGGAAACATAAGATAAATCAAGTCAGTTGACTGAAACAATGGCTGAAAATTACAATTTGCTTACAAATATTGAATAATATTTTCATCTTGCAAAAAGCCGACGTGACGAATAATAACATTTTTTCCAGTATGAATTATTCAAATCTGTCAAAGCAACGCCTTTAGACTTGGATGCGTGGATAAATTTGTTACCACCTACATAAATACCAGCGTGGCGTGGGAATGTTGGAGGTCTGAAAGTCACAATATCGCCAGGTTTTAGTTCATTTTTTTTAATTCTAATCCCTGCTCTCATTAAAAGCTTGGTTGACCTCGGGACTTCCATATTCAACGTTCTTTTATAAATCTGATGGACAAACCCTG includes the following:
- a CDS encoding NlpC/P60 family protein, which translates into the protein MKPELKYIFVAVALVLILGCAGKKITNDGYNRKPMVSNSLSDSQIRKLLLKEYRSWKGTPHRMGGNTKKGVDCSGFVHQIYKRTLNMEVPRSTKLLMRAGIRIKKNELKPGDIVTFRPPTFPRHAGIYVGGNKFIHASKSKGVALTDLNNSYWKKCYYSSRRLFAR